A stretch of the Massilia varians genome encodes the following:
- a CDS encoding site-specific integrase: MERIITTKARTIVLPRLSLTHVVSSDTPFASKVALPDGSSPESYFVRPYLDEKVGKRFDDRPSWMGTQFNLFPVVVDSNGAPWAEATVYLLSRLEGSLDPLMTTYSGIAKDLASFLQFIEESGTDWTYFPRRKLERPTYRYRAQLRLSVSAGEMAASTAKRRIGTVIAFYRWLQREGVLNIENPPWVDSDRYIQFTDSQGQRQSMKVRTTDLRISAPKTDDPYSELIEDGGKLRPLPEVEQRWLLDALANLGNTELTLIHLFAILTGARIQTILTFRVRHVLERRLLATDSGEVRIPVGPGTGIDTKDDKKMVLHIPVWFYESLSQYAQSERAIKRRIRAKGGDSPDQYLFLSARGAPLYVSKAEAKEYNDENVLRHTKDGQAVRQLIRDYIIPNIQLTHDPKFAYRFHDMRATFGMNLTDEQLKRVSSGEITLHQAREFVKTRMGHESAATTDLYLQYRGRLKFIRRVNIEYDEHLKTIAANALMATS, translated from the coding sequence ATGGAGCGCATCATCACTACCAAAGCACGCACGATTGTTCTTCCTCGCCTTAGCCTGACTCACGTAGTCTCATCTGATACCCCCTTTGCTTCCAAAGTCGCACTGCCGGACGGCTCATCCCCTGAATCGTATTTTGTTAGGCCTTACCTAGACGAGAAAGTCGGCAAACGATTTGATGACCGCCCTAGCTGGATGGGTACACAATTCAATCTGTTTCCCGTAGTCGTTGACTCGAACGGTGCTCCGTGGGCCGAAGCAACGGTCTATCTACTGTCACGTCTCGAAGGTAGTCTGGATCCGCTAATGACAACGTACAGCGGGATAGCAAAAGACCTAGCCTCGTTCCTACAGTTCATTGAGGAATCCGGCACCGACTGGACATATTTCCCCAGAAGGAAACTCGAACGGCCAACCTATCGCTACCGGGCACAATTACGGCTATCAGTCTCGGCTGGGGAAATGGCAGCCAGCACAGCAAAGCGCCGGATCGGTACAGTCATCGCATTCTATCGATGGCTTCAGCGGGAAGGTGTTCTTAACATCGAAAATCCACCATGGGTTGACTCTGACCGTTACATTCAGTTTACGGACTCCCAAGGCCAACGACAGTCTATGAAAGTGCGGACTACTGACCTAAGAATATCCGCTCCCAAAACAGATGACCCTTACTCTGAGTTAATCGAGGACGGCGGAAAACTCCGCCCACTACCAGAAGTTGAGCAACGCTGGTTGCTCGATGCGCTTGCCAACCTTGGTAACACAGAATTAACACTAATTCACCTGTTTGCAATTCTCACTGGCGCGCGTATTCAAACCATTTTGACGTTCCGCGTACGTCACGTGCTGGAACGCAGACTGTTAGCCACCGATTCGGGTGAGGTCAGAATTCCAGTCGGCCCAGGAACCGGGATTGATACAAAGGACGACAAGAAAATGGTGCTGCATATTCCTGTCTGGTTTTATGAGTCCCTTTCACAATACGCACAAAGCGAACGCGCCATTAAACGTCGAATACGCGCAAAAGGCGGAGACTCGCCTGATCAATATCTATTTCTCAGCGCACGAGGTGCTCCGCTGTATGTAAGCAAAGCAGAAGCAAAAGAATATAACGATGAAAATGTGCTTCGTCACACCAAAGATGGTCAAGCTGTCCGGCAATTAATCAGAGATTACATTATCCCCAATATTCAGCTCACTCACGATCCAAAATTCGCATATCGCTTTCATGACATGCGAGCCACGTTTGGCATGAATCTCACCGATGAGCAACTCAAGCGTGTCTCATCCGGGGAAATTACCCTTCATCAAGCACGGGAATTCGTAAAGACACGCATGGGTCATGAATCCGCAGCGACGACCGACCTGTACCTTCAGTATCGGGGTCGATTGAAGTTCATTCGTCGAGTGAACATTGAATATGATGAACATCTGAAGACGATAGCCGCTAACGCACTTATGGCAACGTCATGA
- a CDS encoding Y-family DNA polymerase — MRLWIGLSLPQLALDIFSPNWCSDPGSVVLEHDRVLAASGAARAAGVGHGMRRAGVLMLMPEARLYERNPAREAEALDAVALAMLQFTPQVALLEEATLLLDIGASLRLFGGIRALCARVRASLRALGFTASVSCAPTARAAWLLARAAAHGMAHGRSRSDMQGGGRILGRCLRMATLERRLERLPVALLPPARPYMSWFEGIGCEALGQLRRLPRPGLQRRCGRELLDMLDAAYGLCPELFDWVAPPEHFRARLELFDRIEQADLLLAGAHHLVLQLVGWLCARQLAVERFTLLMEHERVSISNQ, encoded by the coding sequence ATGCGTTTGTGGATCGGCCTCTCCCTACCCCAGCTGGCGCTCGACATCTTCAGCCCCAACTGGTGCAGTGACCCGGGCAGCGTCGTGCTCGAGCACGATCGCGTGCTCGCCGCATCGGGGGCGGCGCGCGCGGCCGGCGTCGGGCACGGCATGCGCCGCGCGGGCGTGCTCATGCTCATGCCCGAAGCCCGGCTGTACGAGCGCAATCCCGCGCGCGAAGCCGAGGCGCTCGACGCGGTGGCGCTGGCGATGCTGCAGTTCACGCCCCAGGTCGCGCTGCTCGAAGAAGCGACGCTGCTGCTCGACATCGGCGCCAGCCTGCGCCTGTTCGGCGGCATCCGCGCCCTGTGCGCCCGCGTGCGCGCCAGCCTGCGCGCGCTCGGCTTCACGGCTTCGGTCAGCTGCGCCCCGACGGCGCGCGCGGCCTGGCTGCTGGCGCGCGCCGCTGCGCATGGCATGGCGCACGGCCGCAGTCGCAGCGATATGCAGGGCGGCGGGCGCATCCTCGGACGTTGCTTGCGCATGGCGACGCTCGAACGGCGCCTCGAACGCCTGCCGGTGGCGCTGCTGCCGCCGGCCCGGCCCTATATGTCCTGGTTCGAGGGCATCGGCTGCGAGGCGCTGGGCCAGCTGCGGCGCCTGCCGCGTCCGGGCCTGCAGCGGCGCTGCGGGCGCGAGCTGCTCGACATGCTCGACGCCGCCTACGGCCTGTGTCCCGAACTGTTCGACTGGGTCGCGCCGCCCGAGCATTTCCGGGCCCGGCTGGAGCTGTTCGACCGCATCGAGCAGGCCGATCTGCTGCTGGCCGGCGCCCACCACCTGGTGCTGCAGCTGGTCGGCTGGCTGTGTGCGCGCCAGCTCGCGGTGGAGCGCTTCACGCTGCTGATGGAGCACGAGCGCGTATCCATAAGTAATCAGTAG